One region of Hymenobacter sediminicola genomic DNA includes:
- a CDS encoding EamA family transporter, whose protein sequence is MWWLYALLSAFFAALTAILAKVGVKGVDSNLATAVRTVVILILAWSIVCFRGGLSEVHTLTRNNLLFLGLSGLATGLSWVFYFRALQLGRVSQVAPVDKLSVALAIVLSVVFLGEKLTWQTALGAGLIIAGSLVLIRT, encoded by the coding sequence ATGTGGTGGCTGTACGCATTACTTTCTGCCTTCTTCGCCGCCCTGACGGCCATATTGGCTAAAGTCGGCGTTAAGGGAGTCGATTCAAATCTGGCCACGGCTGTCCGTACCGTTGTGATTCTGATACTCGCTTGGAGCATCGTTTGTTTCCGAGGTGGTTTGTCAGAGGTGCACACACTCACGCGGAACAACCTGCTTTTCCTGGGCCTTTCAGGACTGGCTACGGGGCTTTCGTGGGTCTTCTACTTCCGGGCGCTGCAACTCGGGCGGGTTTCGCAGGTGGCCCCGGTTGATAAGCTGAGCGTGGCGCTGGCCATTGTACTGTCGGTAGTATTTCTGGGAGAGAAACTCACGTGGCAGACCGCGCTGGGAGCTGGGCTCATCATAGCAGGGTCGCTGGTACTGATTAGGACGTAA
- a CDS encoding phosphatase PAP2 family protein has protein sequence MKFTLYGYLVALTMAVTPLTYCQAQDTPTPTDTLRKFENPAGVSAPVKQPWYKSKVVKATIVPAVLIGYGAYTFNGGGFYTNQQANRDIHKLFPTYRTRLDDILIIAPYLELGAVALAGVETRNDRINVGLVVLKSEIFMLTTVFAIKNLTRETRPDGSDNLSFPSGHTAQAFLAASIVHNEFRDKSQWYGVGAYTIATSVAALRMINNKHWQSDVVAGAGMGILSAHVGYLTHRNRWGRKPRLPEGMSFNPTWVPGPGGGMAMGMVWQLR, from the coding sequence ATGAAATTTACGCTGTATGGGTATCTGGTGGCGCTGACCATGGCGGTTACTCCACTAACGTATTGCCAGGCACAGGACACCCCGACGCCGACAGACACTCTGCGAAAGTTTGAGAATCCAGCGGGTGTTTCGGCGCCCGTGAAGCAGCCGTGGTACAAAAGCAAAGTGGTGAAAGCTACCATAGTGCCGGCAGTGCTTATTGGCTACGGGGCATACACTTTCAACGGGGGCGGATTCTATACCAACCAGCAAGCCAACCGCGACATTCATAAGCTGTTCCCAACCTACCGGACCCGGCTGGATGACATCTTAATTATCGCGCCCTACCTAGAGCTGGGCGCGGTGGCGCTGGCCGGAGTAGAGACGCGTAACGACCGAATCAACGTGGGCTTGGTTGTGCTGAAGAGCGAGATATTCATGCTCACCACTGTGTTTGCGATAAAGAATCTCACACGGGAAACCCGCCCCGACGGCTCCGATAACCTTTCGTTCCCATCGGGCCATACGGCTCAGGCGTTTCTGGCAGCCAGTATAGTACACAATGAGTTCCGCGACAAAAGCCAGTGGTATGGAGTGGGAGCATACACTATTGCGACCAGCGTAGCAGCCCTACGCATGATTAATAACAAGCACTGGCAAAGCGACGTGGTAGCAGGAGCCGGGATGGGCATTCTGTCGGCGCACGTCGGCTACCTTACGCACCGCAACCGGTGGGGCCGCAAGCCGCGTCTGCCGGAGGGCATGAGTTTTAACCCTACGTGGGTGCCGGGCCCCGGCGGCGGAATGGCAATGGGCATGGTCTGGCAGCTACGCTAG